The proteins below are encoded in one region of Parvicella tangerina:
- a CDS encoding T9SS type A sorting domain-containing protein, giving the protein MNLKPLILTLTLLAASVLSAQTVQQFAITKSGKVIPSAVEEKWNANLQHMEMPSVNGSGEKAKLLRMKQEQQKKYPRKSTTLTTKDFNNSLGSNVFSSVEGFEGNDYNNRVPNDNTIAISNDGILVSAINSKYLVYDTQADTTMEIGYLNQMVTPFGIPASRSKYDPKLTYDPNEDRFILSFLIGNIYQTSQIAMCFSITNNPIDGWHIYFLDGNALGTNHWTDYPAMIVNEDEVFLTGNLLENNTSWQTGFHESIIWQIDKWGGYRGDTSLNFQVWSGLLDDTIKIRNIHPVEGARSLSGPKQYFLSNKNFSAESDTVYLISIDNTLASGSAQIDIKPLSTPDHYFLAPNAQQSITKELATNDSRVLGAVVDGDWIQYVHNTLDTANGTCAVYHGTIRGIDSPTPIVSGVTISDTVMDLGYPNIASSASAYGDEECVIGFNFTSPVDTNGVACVYYNNTEEYSNIIKLKTGDAPIDILSGTLDRWGDYFGIQRKFNEPCSIWLAGMYGKTNENGCWISNVRTSSFCEENFTNVDETSSPHAQVFPNPVHDVASIDFDWPTTEPGNIKIVDLSGKLITTLYEDLIKKGANRISFFVDHLPSGIYFIQVSSEHHSVTKKFIVE; this is encoded by the coding sequence ATGAACTTAAAACCTTTAATCTTAACTCTTACACTGCTAGCTGCTTCCGTCTTATCTGCTCAAACCGTGCAGCAATTTGCAATTACTAAATCTGGAAAAGTTATTCCAAGTGCGGTTGAAGAAAAGTGGAATGCTAACCTTCAGCACATGGAAATGCCTTCTGTAAACGGATCTGGAGAAAAAGCGAAGCTTCTCCGAATGAAGCAAGAACAACAGAAGAAGTACCCAAGAAAATCGACTACGCTCACAACAAAAGACTTTAACAATTCACTTGGAAGCAATGTGTTTTCGAGTGTTGAAGGGTTTGAAGGCAATGATTACAACAATAGAGTCCCTAACGATAATACGATAGCTATTTCGAATGATGGAATACTTGTTTCAGCAATCAATAGTAAGTACTTAGTTTACGACACTCAAGCAGATACTACCATGGAAATTGGGTATCTGAATCAAATGGTTACGCCCTTTGGAATTCCTGCCTCTCGTAGCAAGTATGATCCTAAATTGACCTACGATCCGAACGAAGATCGATTCATTCTTTCCTTTCTGATCGGAAACATCTATCAAACGAGTCAGATTGCCATGTGTTTTTCAATAACGAATAACCCTATTGATGGATGGCATATTTATTTTCTGGACGGTAATGCATTGGGCACCAACCATTGGACCGACTATCCAGCTATGATCGTTAACGAAGATGAGGTTTTTCTTACAGGCAACTTGTTGGAGAATAACACCTCTTGGCAAACTGGATTTCATGAGTCGATTATTTGGCAAATTGACAAATGGGGAGGCTACAGAGGTGATACTTCATTGAATTTTCAAGTTTGGAGTGGACTTTTAGACGACACTATTAAAATCAGAAACATTCACCCTGTTGAAGGGGCAAGAAGCTTGAGTGGTCCAAAACAATACTTCTTAAGCAACAAAAACTTCTCAGCGGAAAGTGACACGGTATATCTAATATCTATTGACAACACATTGGCAAGTGGTAGTGCGCAAATTGACATCAAACCATTGAGCACCCCAGACCATTACTTCTTAGCCCCAAACGCCCAGCAAAGCATAACAAAAGAATTAGCAACTAATGACAGTCGTGTGCTTGGAGCTGTGGTGGATGGAGACTGGATTCAATACGTCCACAATACGTTAGATACGGCAAACGGTACATGCGCAGTGTATCACGGAACTATTAGAGGTATTGACTCGCCAACACCAATCGTTTCTGGCGTAACGATTTCAGACACTGTAATGGATTTGGGTTACCCAAACATTGCTTCCTCAGCGAGTGCTTATGGAGACGAAGAATGTGTGATTGGATTCAACTTTACTTCACCAGTAGACACTAACGGTGTGGCATGCGTTTACTACAACAATACGGAAGAATATAGCAACATCATCAAACTCAAAACGGGTGATGCTCCGATCGATATCCTTTCAGGTACGCTAGATCGATGGGGGGATTATTTTGGCATCCAACGAAAGTTCAACGAACCTTGTAGTATTTGGTTGGCTGGCATGTATGGTAAAACTAACGAGAACGGATGTTGGATCAGCAATGTACGAACCAGCAGCTTTTGTGAAGAAAACTTCACAAATGTAGATGAAACCTCCTCTCCACATGCCCAAGTATTTCCAAACCCTGTTCATGATGTGGCAAGTATTGATTTCGATTGGCCAACAACAGAACCCGGCAACATAAAAATCGTTGACCTCTCTGGGAAATTGATTACAACGCTCTACGAGGACCTCATCAAAAAAGGAGCGAACAGAATTTCATTTTTTGTAGATCACCTGCCATCTGGCATCTACTTTATTCAGGTAAGTAGTGAACACCATAGCGTAACTAAAAAGTTCATTGTAGAATAG
- a CDS encoding PKD domain-containing protein — protein MRKLFTLLLLYGFTPYIAQQNIAGYRYWFDDDFTNVQETNISPVATFQLNTAIDANHLNDGLHVLNIQFSDENGVFSSVLSRFVTKNTPSSVADVKITAWEYWFDLDHSSATISSVPATDVLDVSTTINGSSLSNGLHIINFRFQDNKGNWSSVLSRFVTKAPSTLSVSNHITEWEYWFDEDYGNVTSSSIAPTNVAQLTTMVDASSLNNGLHVLNIRFKDEREQWSSVLSRFVTKTNEQLIVSNKISEWEYWFDEDYQSMTATPVTPNAAVQINDLVSGNGLTNGLHILHLRFKDELGQYSSVLSRFVIKSIVEPATPNLITSYRYWFNDGDSAMIIQHLPSPTSVYHLTVPIAMSHLPKGDYQVNFQFKDTLQHWSSVLSDSVYKNSLPVALFDGDTLNFCDSALVQFNDGSIDANQWFWTFGDGGSSTAQNPDHQYSSAGFYDVALTVTDTISGLDSTVTVVSYINSFATPNPAITAIDNDSICFGSETRLMVDENANILWSTSETNDTITAAAEGWHFVNLSNANYNVCSAEDSIYITEMPMLTVDLGNDTAICDGNSLDLSAPAATSWLWSTTATTQDISVSTAGFYFVDIFDELGCSSRDSIEVGINPLAIADFSYTASIGDIDFTSLSTDAIDFSWVFDDGNTSSIENPSNSYLQDGTYHVCLTVSNDCNTDVYCEDIVIQGIGIDDLSSAPLMALYPNPVIDEANLIISGNASEVYQVRIFSATGQLVHQEQVKGNSTQLIRLASLVPGNYILQVSSEKSRSSLKFVKL, from the coding sequence ATGAGAAAGCTATTTACCTTACTCTTGTTATACGGTTTTACCCCGTACATCGCTCAGCAAAATATTGCTGGATACCGCTATTGGTTTGACGATGATTTTACCAATGTTCAGGAAACAAATATTTCACCTGTAGCTACTTTTCAATTAAACACAGCTATAGATGCCAACCATCTTAACGATGGATTGCATGTCCTGAATATCCAGTTTTCTGATGAAAACGGAGTTTTTAGTAGTGTACTCAGTCGATTTGTAACCAAGAACACACCATCGTCAGTAGCCGATGTCAAAATCACGGCATGGGAATATTGGTTTGACTTAGACCATAGTTCAGCCACTATTTCTTCAGTTCCAGCAACAGATGTACTAGATGTTAGCACTACAATTAATGGTAGTTCCTTATCAAACGGCTTACATATTATCAACTTCAGATTTCAAGACAATAAGGGAAACTGGAGCAGTGTATTAAGTCGGTTTGTGACCAAAGCCCCGTCAACTCTTTCAGTTTCCAATCACATCACTGAATGGGAGTACTGGTTTGATGAGGATTATGGGAATGTCACCAGCAGTTCTATAGCACCAACTAATGTAGCACAACTTACAACTATGGTTGATGCTTCTAGCCTAAACAACGGCTTGCATGTTCTCAATATTCGGTTTAAAGACGAACGAGAGCAATGGAGCAGTGTCTTGAGTCGATTCGTTACAAAAACTAATGAGCAGTTAATCGTCTCTAATAAGATCTCTGAATGGGAATATTGGTTTGATGAGGATTATCAAAGTATGACAGCTACTCCTGTTACACCAAATGCTGCGGTCCAAATTAACGACCTTGTTTCAGGCAATGGACTCACCAACGGTTTGCACATTTTACACCTTCGATTTAAAGATGAACTGGGTCAGTACAGTTCTGTATTGAGTAGATTTGTGATCAAAAGTATTGTGGAACCGGCTACACCTAACTTGATCACCTCTTACAGATATTGGTTCAACGATGGTGACTCTGCAATGATCATTCAGCATCTGCCCTCTCCTACCTCTGTTTATCACCTCACAGTGCCCATCGCCATGAGTCACTTACCGAAAGGAGATTATCAGGTCAATTTTCAATTTAAAGATACACTGCAGCACTGGAGCTCAGTTCTTTCAGACTCCGTTTACAAGAATTCTTTACCAGTAGCACTATTTGACGGAGATACATTAAACTTTTGTGATAGTGCACTCGTTCAATTCAACGATGGAAGCATCGATGCAAATCAGTGGTTCTGGACCTTTGGTGACGGAGGGTCTTCAACAGCTCAAAATCCAGATCATCAATACAGCAGTGCTGGGTTTTACGATGTTGCTCTGACCGTTACAGATACCATTAGTGGTTTAGATAGTACGGTTACAGTGGTATCCTATATCAACAGTTTTGCTACACCAAACCCAGCGATCACAGCAATCGACAACGATAGTATTTGTTTTGGTTCAGAAACCAGATTAATGGTGGATGAAAATGCCAATATTCTATGGTCAACTTCTGAAACTAATGACACCATCACAGCCGCTGCAGAAGGTTGGCATTTCGTTAACCTGTCCAATGCGAACTATAATGTTTGTAGCGCAGAAGACTCAATCTATATTACTGAGATGCCTATGCTGACTGTTGATTTGGGTAATGATACTGCCATCTGTGATGGAAATAGCCTGGACTTATCTGCTCCCGCTGCAACATCTTGGTTATGGTCTACAACAGCAACTACGCAAGATATTAGCGTTTCAACAGCTGGTTTTTACTTCGTTGACATTTTTGATGAACTTGGTTGCAGCAGTAGAGATAGCATCGAAGTAGGAATTAATCCATTAGCAATTGCAGACTTCAGTTACACTGCCAGCATAGGTGATATTGATTTTACAAGCTTATCTACCGATGCCATAGATTTCAGTTGGGTTTTTGACGATGGGAATACTTCCTCTATAGAAAACCCGAGCAATTCCTATCTACAAGATGGCACTTATCATGTTTGTTTGACAGTAAGCAATGATTGTAATACAGATGTTTACTGCGAGGATATCGTCATTCAAGGTATTGGTATTGACGATCTGTCGAGTGCTCCATTAATGGCGCTTTATCCCAACCCTGTTATTGATGAAGCAAACCTGATCATTTCAGGTAATGCGTCAGAAGTGTATCAGGTTCGCATATTCTCTGCAACTGGACAGTTAGTTCATCAGGAGCAAGTCAAAGGTAATTCCACACAATTGATCCGTTTAGCATCACTGGTTCCTGGTAATTACATTCTTCAAGTCTCTTCAGAGAAATCCAGAAGTAGTCTAAAGTTTGTCAAACTTTAA
- the gldA gene encoding gliding motility-associated ABC transporter ATP-binding subunit GldA, with protein sequence MSIKVEGLTKVYGEQYAVDNISFEIPKGEIVGFLGPNGAGKSTTMKILTCYLPQTSGKASVCGVDTLENPMDVKRKVGYLPESNPLYFDMYVKEYLTFMADLYKLKNKKSRVAEMIEAVGLTKEQKKKIGALSKGFKQRVGLAQAMIHDPEVLILDEPTSGLDPNQLVEIRGLIKNFGKEKTVMLSTHIMQEVEAICDRIIIIKNGKIVADDKTSDISRTVEERNFISVEFDKEVNIKDITALDGVSEVKEMGANTYLIAYLGSADMRVLVSRFAQQNDLLILEMHREKEKLEETFKKLTQGE encoded by the coding sequence ATGTCGATAAAAGTAGAAGGACTAACAAAAGTTTATGGAGAGCAGTATGCTGTGGACAATATTTCTTTTGAAATACCCAAAGGAGAGATTGTTGGGTTTCTGGGCCCAAATGGTGCTGGGAAGTCAACAACCATGAAGATACTCACCTGTTATTTGCCACAAACTTCTGGAAAAGCTTCCGTATGTGGAGTAGATACGCTAGAGAATCCCATGGACGTTAAACGAAAGGTTGGATATCTTCCAGAGTCTAATCCTTTATACTTTGATATGTATGTTAAAGAATATTTGACTTTTATGGCTGATCTTTACAAGTTGAAGAATAAGAAGTCGAGGGTAGCGGAAATGATCGAAGCGGTAGGGTTGACAAAGGAACAGAAAAAGAAGATAGGTGCTTTGTCCAAGGGGTTTAAACAACGTGTTGGTTTAGCCCAAGCAATGATCCATGATCCAGAAGTGTTAATCTTGGATGAGCCTACTTCTGGTTTAGACCCTAACCAATTAGTTGAGATCAGAGGATTGATCAAAAACTTTGGTAAAGAGAAAACAGTCATGCTATCCACTCATATCATGCAAGAGGTAGAAGCCATCTGTGACCGAATCATCATCATTAAGAACGGTAAGATTGTAGCGGATGATAAAACCTCTGACATCTCAAGAACAGTTGAAGAGAGAAACTTCATTTCGGTTGAGTTTGATAAAGAGGTGAATATAAAAGATATCACTGCGTTGGATGGAGTGTCTGAAGTGAAAGAAATGGGAGCAAATACCTACCTGATCGCATATCTTGGTAGTGCAGATATGCGCGTCTTGGTTTCAAGGTTTGCGCAGCAAAATGACTTACTAATTCTAGAGATGCATCGAGAAAAAGAAAAACTCGAAGAGACGTTCAAGAAACTCACACAAGGAGAGTAA
- a CDS encoding agmatinase family protein, protein MSFDPNDIGVANGNFCGLPVTKEEAELIIIPIPWDATASYGRGTAEGPEAILEASLQLDLFHHKYAKVYETKVFMEEIDSTIQEKSKELGERTTSYIDFLADGGDVSSSETFQQLIQEVNDFQDVIRNDIRQKAETYLKDGKKVALLGGEHSTPLGLIEMYANNYTDFGILQIDAHADLRVAYEGFEQSHASIMHNALKHDGITKLVQVGIRDLSEEEYARTQSDNRIQTFFDWTLKEEQFNGKNWKDQVEEIIAALPQHIYISFDIDGLLPALCPNTGTPVPGGLRFEEAAYLLQRLSESNKKIVGFDLNEVAPGEDVINEIVGARILMELMLCTMNS, encoded by the coding sequence ATGTCGTTTGACCCAAATGATATTGGTGTGGCTAATGGTAATTTTTGCGGGTTACCAGTGACAAAGGAAGAAGCTGAATTGATCATTATTCCTATTCCATGGGATGCTACTGCATCTTACGGTCGGGGAACAGCTGAAGGTCCTGAAGCAATTCTTGAAGCTTCTCTGCAGTTAGATCTTTTTCACCATAAATATGCTAAGGTTTATGAGACTAAGGTGTTTATGGAAGAGATTGATTCAACAATCCAAGAGAAGAGTAAGGAACTTGGTGAACGTACAACGTCTTATATCGATTTTTTGGCTGATGGTGGCGATGTGAGTTCCTCTGAAACTTTTCAGCAACTTATCCAGGAAGTTAATGACTTTCAAGATGTAATAAGGAATGATATTCGCCAAAAGGCTGAAACTTATTTGAAAGATGGAAAAAAAGTGGCTTTGCTTGGAGGAGAACACTCTACGCCACTTGGATTGATAGAGATGTATGCCAATAATTATACTGATTTTGGCATCTTACAGATTGATGCGCATGCAGATCTGAGAGTTGCTTATGAGGGATTTGAGCAGTCTCACGCTTCCATTATGCATAATGCATTAAAACATGACGGTATAACAAAATTAGTTCAGGTGGGTATCAGAGATCTTAGTGAAGAAGAATACGCCAGAACGCAGTCGGATAATAGAATTCAAACCTTTTTTGACTGGACTTTGAAAGAAGAGCAATTCAACGGAAAAAATTGGAAGGATCAAGTTGAGGAAATCATCGCAGCATTGCCACAACATATTTATATCAGCTTCGATATTGATGGTCTACTACCTGCATTATGTCCAAATACAGGGACTCCGGTTCCAGGGGGCTTGAGATTTGAAGAAGCTGCTTATCTCCTGCAGCGTTTGTCAGAGTCGAATAAAAAGATTGTTGGTTTTGACCTGAATGAGGTCGCACCTGGAGAGGATGTAATTAATGAGATTGTAGGCGCTAGAATACTCATGGAGTTGATGCTTTGCACAATGAACTCTTAA
- a CDS encoding DUF4159 domain-containing protein translates to MQLRLSILFLLFIAVTFSTVGNPPVKGTYQFAVLKYNGGGDWYANPTSVPNLVKFCNQQLSMKIDEEVPFVDVGSVELFNYPLVHMTGHGNVVFNNQEAENLRAYLVSGGFLHISDNYGMDKFVRAEMKKVFPGLEFIELPFNHPIYHQDFEFNKGLPKIHEHDNKAPQGFGLIYEGRLVCFYDYECDLGDGWEDPDVHNDSDEARTKALQMGANMVQYVFNGDRD, encoded by the coding sequence GTGCAGTTAAGATTAAGTATACTATTTCTTCTATTTATTGCGGTGACTTTTAGTACCGTTGGGAACCCTCCAGTAAAAGGCACCTATCAATTTGCTGTCTTGAAGTACAATGGCGGAGGAGATTGGTACGCCAACCCTACTTCTGTTCCGAATCTTGTAAAATTCTGTAATCAGCAACTTTCAATGAAGATTGATGAGGAAGTTCCCTTTGTAGATGTAGGAAGCGTGGAGCTTTTTAATTATCCACTGGTACACATGACAGGTCACGGAAATGTTGTTTTTAACAACCAAGAAGCTGAAAACCTTAGAGCTTATCTAGTCTCAGGAGGTTTTTTACATATTTCAGATAATTACGGTATGGATAAATTTGTGCGTGCTGAAATGAAAAAAGTGTTTCCAGGCTTAGAGTTTATCGAACTCCCCTTCAATCATCCAATTTATCATCAGGACTTCGAGTTTAACAAGGGGCTTCCGAAGATCCATGAACATGACAATAAAGCCCCACAAGGTTTTGGATTGATCTACGAAGGACGATTAGTTTGTTTTTATGATTATGAATGTGACTTAGGAGATGGTTGGGAAGATCCAGATGTACACAACGATAGTGACGAAGCCAGAACAAAGGCTCTACAAATGGGTGCCAACATGGTGCAATACGTTTTTAATGGCGATCGTGATTAA
- a CDS encoding DUF1987 domain-containing protein, producing the protein MNNIFIDKAVKTPLISFDFDKGVFKIEGVSVPENTVEFYNPIVYALKEYVENPKDKTVFDIKLEYFNTSTSVILLNIFRVLSNLSKDKLTINWYYEEEDLEMLEAGEDYGNMVNATFNIIAVDSFD; encoded by the coding sequence ATGAACAATATTTTTATTGATAAGGCTGTGAAAACACCATTGATCTCTTTTGATTTTGATAAGGGTGTTTTTAAGATTGAAGGGGTGAGCGTTCCAGAGAATACGGTAGAGTTTTATAACCCTATTGTTTATGCTTTGAAAGAGTATGTTGAAAACCCAAAGGATAAAACAGTTTTTGATATCAAATTAGAGTATTTCAACACGAGTACTTCTGTGATACTGCTAAATATTTTTAGGGTTTTATCCAACCTCAGTAAGGATAAGCTCACCATCAACTGGTATTACGAGGAAGAGGATTTAGAAATGCTTGAAGCAGGAGAAGATTACGGTAATATGGTCAATGCTACGTTCAATATCATTGCTGTAGACTCGTTCGATTAA
- the hutI gene encoding imidazolonepropionase, with amino-acid sequence MKLFKNTAGIYGILENNNSPLRGKEINEFKAIANGYVVTDQGKITEYGKLEELKRAESEFEEIIDCQGGLLLPAYCDSHTHLVFATSREEEFVDRINGLTYEEIALRGGGILNSAEKLANLSEDQLFEDAKQRLNKLIKLGTGAIEIKSGYGLSVEAEIKMLRVIKRLKESFNIPIKATFLGAHAFPKTYKTNKQAYIDLIINEMLPIIAQEGLADYIDAFCEENYFTVEQTLQIIEAGKKAGLKAKIHVNQFNALGGVSAFVKEGAVSLDHLEEMNTEDYDALEDSNTIATALPSCSFFLSIPYTPLKEMLSRNIAIALATDFNPGSTPSGNMNFVVSLACIKQKLTPAQAYNAATINGAYAMEVADQVGSITKGKRANFIVTNPVKGLNYLPYSFGENNIHAVYVNGEIVKTN; translated from the coding sequence ATGAAACTTTTCAAAAACACAGCAGGAATATACGGAATTCTAGAGAACAACAACTCTCCATTGAGAGGAAAAGAAATAAACGAGTTCAAAGCCATAGCAAATGGCTATGTGGTTACAGACCAAGGAAAAATTACTGAATACGGAAAACTAGAAGAACTAAAGCGTGCTGAAAGCGAGTTTGAGGAAATCATTGACTGTCAAGGAGGGTTGCTACTCCCTGCGTATTGTGATTCTCACACCCATTTGGTTTTTGCTACCTCAAGAGAGGAAGAATTTGTGGATCGGATCAACGGACTGACGTATGAAGAAATTGCTTTAAGAGGGGGAGGTATTTTGAACTCTGCGGAAAAATTAGCCAACCTATCGGAAGATCAACTGTTCGAAGATGCAAAACAACGACTCAATAAACTCATCAAACTTGGCACAGGGGCAATTGAGATTAAAAGTGGATATGGTCTTTCTGTTGAAGCTGAGATAAAGATGCTTCGGGTGATCAAACGTCTGAAAGAAAGTTTCAACATCCCTATCAAAGCTACTTTCCTGGGTGCTCATGCCTTCCCTAAAACATACAAAACAAATAAGCAAGCCTACATTGACCTGATCATTAATGAGATGTTACCGATCATTGCTCAAGAAGGTTTAGCCGATTACATCGATGCTTTTTGTGAGGAGAATTACTTCACCGTTGAGCAAACGCTACAAATTATAGAAGCAGGAAAAAAAGCTGGATTAAAAGCCAAGATTCATGTGAATCAATTTAATGCTTTAGGTGGCGTATCAGCATTTGTAAAAGAGGGGGCTGTCAGCCTCGACCACCTAGAAGAAATGAACACTGAGGACTATGATGCACTGGAGGATTCCAACACCATTGCTACTGCCCTACCGTCTTGTTCATTCTTTTTGAGTATTCCGTACACCCCCTTAAAGGAAATGCTCTCTAGAAATATTGCTATAGCTCTAGCTACTGACTTTAACCCAGGCTCAACGCCCTCTGGAAATATGAACTTTGTAGTTTCGCTTGCTTGTATCAAACAAAAACTAACACCAGCTCAAGCGTACAACGCAGCAACAATAAATGGTGCATACGCAATGGAAGTGGCTGATCAAGTTGGAAGCATCACCAAAGGAAAGCGAGCTAACTTTATCGTCACAAACCCTGTTAAAGGGTTGAACTATCTACCTTATTCGTTTGGAGAGAATAACATCCACGCTGTTTATGTGAATGGAGAGATTGTAAAGACTAATTAG
- a CDS encoding murein L,D-transpeptidase catalytic domain family protein — protein MHNTILKDKRTMILSTITCIILTLLSCTSDKENVKPINLKLKAEEARLFCEANGLNDDFCILVDFSMHSGKKRMFVYDLKKGSVIMSGMVSHGCGDAPWGTDATSNKPVFSNEHESHCSSLGKYRIGKRGYSNWGINVNYKLHGLEASNSNAYDRIIVLHSWKDVPNEEVYPDGTPEGWGCPAVSNEFMEKLDKLLKGTGQDVLMWIYEN, from the coding sequence ATGCACAACACCATTCTAAAGGATAAACGAACGATGATACTATCTACGATAACTTGCATAATTTTAACCTTATTATCTTGTACTTCCGATAAAGAAAACGTAAAACCGATCAATCTTAAATTAAAAGCTGAAGAAGCAAGATTATTTTGTGAAGCAAATGGACTCAACGATGACTTTTGTATTCTAGTCGATTTTTCCATGCATAGTGGAAAGAAAAGAATGTTTGTCTACGACCTAAAAAAAGGTAGTGTCATCATGAGCGGAATGGTAAGTCACGGCTGTGGTGACGCTCCTTGGGGAACAGATGCTACGAGTAACAAGCCCGTGTTCAGTAATGAACATGAAAGTCACTGTTCCTCCCTAGGAAAATATCGTATCGGAAAGAGAGGTTATAGTAATTGGGGAATCAACGTTAACTACAAGCTTCACGGATTAGAAGCCAGTAACTCCAATGCTTATGATCGAATCATTGTGCTGCACTCCTGGAAAGATGTTCCCAACGAGGAGGTCTATCCTGATGGAACACCAGAAGGGTGGGGTTGTCCTGCGGTAAGTAATGAATTCATGGAGAAGTTAGACAAGTTATTGAAAGGGACAGGTCAAGACGTTTTAATGTGGATTTATGAAAACTAG
- a CDS encoding YjjG family noncanonical pyrimidine nucleotidase has product MNKSITHIFFDLDRTLWDFESNSHDELMAIWKRNGLHQKGISLPEEFIKVYKQINEECWEAYRKDEMTKDVLRSERFRRTLAYYGIDDSTLSEEIGIQYVSNSPQRTKLVDHSYELLDYLSNKYELHMITNGFEEVQHIKLANADLDKYFGEVITSEMAGVKKPAQKIFDLAIEKSGAAPASSVYVGDDLVVDVLGAINAGWHAIYYNPHRVTHNHSTLADVQCLSEIKAVL; this is encoded by the coding sequence ATGAACAAATCCATCACCCATATATTCTTTGACCTGGATCGCACGCTTTGGGATTTCGAGTCCAATAGTCATGATGAACTAATGGCCATCTGGAAAAGAAATGGATTGCATCAAAAGGGAATCAGTCTGCCTGAGGAATTCATAAAAGTGTATAAACAAATCAATGAAGAATGTTGGGAGGCCTATCGTAAAGATGAGATGACGAAGGATGTGCTTCGCAGTGAACGGTTTAGAAGAACTCTGGCTTATTATGGTATTGATGATTCCACACTATCAGAGGAGATTGGAATTCAGTATGTTTCAAACTCTCCGCAGCGTACAAAATTAGTAGACCATTCTTATGAGCTGTTGGATTATTTATCTAATAAATACGAACTTCACATGATCACAAACGGGTTTGAAGAAGTACAGCACATTAAATTGGCTAATGCTGATCTGGATAAGTATTTTGGTGAAGTGATCACTTCAGAAATGGCTGGCGTAAAGAAGCCTGCGCAAAAGATCTTTGATTTGGCCATCGAGAAAAGTGGAGCAGCCCCAGCAAGTTCAGTGTACGTTGGAGACGATCTTGTTGTAGATGTATTAGGCGCCATCAATGCAGGGTGGCATGCCATCTATTATAACCCCCATCGAGTTACGCATAATCATTCAACGCTTGCGGACGTTCAATGCCTCTCTGAAATTAAAGCGGTTTTATAG